A single region of the Chryseobacterium culicis genome encodes:
- a CDS encoding helix-turn-helix domain-containing protein, with product MKRSEEITSQYFTFLDNHIQGVISGTIPEFMELNEIARELALSHKHLTDTVKKETGQHPCFFYDEKIIQQAKEMLILTDKSIAEIARIFTYDPSNFSKFFKKMTGCTPGKFRNSNNI from the coding sequence ATGAAAAGAAGTGAAGAAATTACCTCTCAGTATTTTACTTTTCTGGATAATCATATCCAGGGTGTGATCTCCGGAACAATTCCGGAATTTATGGAACTGAATGAAATTGCCAGAGAGCTTGCGCTGTCACATAAGCACCTTACGGATACGGTAAAAAAAGAAACCGGCCAGCATCCTTGTTTTTTTTATGATGAAAAGATCATTCAGCAGGCTAAAGAGATGCTTATTCTTACCGACAAGTCGATAGCAGAAATCGCCCGGATTTTTACTTATGATCCCTCCAACTTTTCAAAATTTTTCAAAAAAATGACAGGTTGTACCCCTGGAAAATTCAGAAATTCCAACAATATTTAA
- a CDS encoding LuxR C-terminal-related transcriptional regulator — protein sequence MEIREQLSDKLLDNASKKCLLDIETYKQRALVYSQMEGAICVLSDMQENKSYIYKSHAAAELGLTMGENPTEIESIWEEEMLKKIHPDDQLKKYIHELRFFKLLDAVKMEERTAYSVVSKIRMKDKRDEYRWVKHRMFYMYSPYNRRLRFALCLYNIAISSSSVSDFLIINTIKGDVVVKDKLDYKNILSPRELEVLKFVGEGYASKQIADLLSISINTVSRHRQNILEKLKVKNSTQAFKDSFS from the coding sequence ATGGAAATCCGTGAACAGCTTAGTGATAAATTACTGGATAATGCCTCCAAAAAATGCCTGCTTGATATAGAAACCTATAAACAGAGAGCACTTGTATATTCCCAGATGGAAGGAGCGATATGTGTGCTGAGTGATATGCAGGAGAATAAAAGTTATATTTATAAATCCCATGCTGCTGCTGAGTTAGGACTTACGATGGGTGAGAATCCTACAGAGATAGAGAGTATCTGGGAGGAAGAAATGCTGAAAAAGATACATCCCGACGACCAGTTGAAAAAGTATATTCATGAACTCCGTTTTTTCAAATTACTGGATGCTGTTAAAATGGAGGAGCGTACAGCATACAGTGTGGTGTCAAAAATAAGAATGAAAGATAAAAGGGATGAGTACCGCTGGGTGAAACATCGCATGTTTTACATGTATTCCCCCTATAATAGAAGGTTGAGATTTGCGCTTTGCCTTTATAATATTGCTATTTCTTCCTCTTCAGTTTCTGATTTTTTGATTATTAATACAATAAAGGGAGACGTTGTTGTGAAAGATAAGCTTGATTACAAAAATATTTTAAGTCCCAGAGAACTGGAAGTTTTAAAATTTGTAGGAGAGGGATATGCAAGTAAACAAATTGCAGATCTTCTTTCCATAAGCATTAATACAGTAAGCAGACACCGTCAGAATATTCTGGAAAAGCTAAAAGTGAAAAATTCTACCCAAGCTTTTAAAGATAGTTTTTCTTAA
- a CDS encoding chorismate mutase: MNLNDLKNEWIDGLTQPLMIAGPCSAESEAQMLETARRIKESNANVSVFRAGIWKPRTKPNGFEGVGVIGLNWLKKVKEEYGFKTATEVANAHHVFAALEADVDVLWIGARSTVNPFTVQEIAMALRGTDKPVFVKNPVNPDLALWIGALERLLGQDIKNLGVIHRGFSTYQKTKYRNNPNWQIALDFKSQFPNIPMLIDPSHICGNRTGLADITQEALNVGYQGAIIESHCNPDEAWSDASQQITPEVLAELIGNLKVRNSNLAGFEGEMGRHRTLISDLDFQLIELLSQRMKISEKIGKLKKENDIAIFQPERWKVITEYATQKAKETGMSQEFIEKVFKAIHEESIEVQNNIMIER, translated from the coding sequence ATGAATTTAAATGATTTGAAAAATGAGTGGATCGATGGGCTTACACAGCCTCTAATGATTGCAGGACCATGTAGTGCTGAAAGTGAAGCTCAAATGCTTGAAACGGCTAGGAGAATTAAAGAATCTAATGCCAATGTGTCAGTTTTCCGTGCAGGAATCTGGAAACCGCGTACCAAACCTAATGGTTTCGAAGGGGTAGGAGTGATCGGTTTGAACTGGCTAAAAAAAGTAAAAGAAGAGTATGGTTTTAAAACAGCTACTGAAGTTGCCAATGCACATCACGTGTTTGCCGCTTTAGAAGCAGACGTGGATGTCCTTTGGATCGGAGCTCGTTCTACAGTGAATCCGTTTACAGTACAGGAAATTGCAATGGCTTTAAGAGGAACAGATAAACCTGTATTCGTAAAAAACCCTGTTAATCCGGATCTTGCATTATGGATCGGAGCTTTGGAAAGACTTTTAGGTCAGGATATTAAAAATCTTGGGGTAATTCACAGAGGATTTTCAACATACCAGAAAACAAAATACAGAAACAATCCGAACTGGCAGATTGCCCTTGATTTCAAGAGCCAGTTTCCGAATATTCCAATGCTAATCGACCCTTCTCACATTTGTGGAAACAGAACAGGTCTTGCTGATATTACACAGGAAGCGCTTAACGTAGGATACCAGGGAGCTATCATTGAATCTCACTGCAATCCTGATGAAGCATGGAGTGATGCTTCTCAGCAGATTACTCCTGAGGTTCTTGCAGAACTTATTGGTAACCTGAAAGTAAGAAACTCTAATCTTGCAGGTTTTGAAGGAGAAATGGGTAGACACAGAACTTTAATCTCAGATCTTGACTTCCAGTTAATTGAACTTCTTTCTCAAAGAATGAAAATTTCTGAAAAAATCGGTAAACTTAAAAAGGAAAACGATATTGCAATCTTCCAGCCTGAACGTTGGAAAGTAATTACAGAATACGCTACTCAAAAAGCGAAAGAAACAGGAATGTCTCAGGAGTTTATTGAAAAAGTGTTCAAAGCGATTCACGAAGAATCTATCGAAGTTCAGAACAATATTATGATCGAGAGATAG
- a CDS encoding DUF1349 domain-containing protein: protein MKKLIFGFCTLFLIQKFSAQTLEKMTWFNEPEKWEIKNNRLSMFVTPQSDYWRVSHYGFTVDDAPFYYTTYGGEFEAKVKITGSYKARFDQMGLMLRTDKEHYIKAGVEFVDGKYNLSTVVTHNKSDWSVITLEKTPSALWIKAVRRLDAVEIFYSFDDKNYIMMRNAPLQDNTPVMVGLMAACPDGEGFNAVFENFQVKHLPDERRLKWLETHK from the coding sequence ATGAAGAAACTGATTTTCGGCTTTTGCACCTTATTCCTGATTCAAAAGTTTTCTGCCCAGACTCTGGAGAAAATGACCTGGTTTAATGAACCTGAAAAATGGGAAATCAAAAACAACCGCCTTTCCATGTTTGTAACACCGCAGAGTGATTATTGGAGGGTTTCGCACTACGGATTTACTGTAGATGATGCTCCCTTTTATTACACTACTTATGGTGGCGAATTTGAAGCAAAAGTAAAAATAACAGGTAGTTATAAAGCCAGATTTGACCAAATGGGTCTGATGCTGAGAACAGATAAAGAACATTATATCAAAGCCGGAGTAGAATTTGTAGATGGAAAATACAATCTCAGTACCGTGGTAACCCACAATAAAAGTGACTGGAGTGTGATTACCTTAGAAAAAACACCTTCTGCCCTATGGATAAAAGCAGTGAGAAGGCTGGATGCAGTAGAGATATTTTATTCTTTTGATGACAAAAATTATATCATGATGAGAAATGCGCCTTTACAGGACAACACTCCTGTAATGGTTGGCTTAATGGCCGCCTGCCCTGACGGAGAAGGATTCAATGCTGTTTTTGAAAACTTCCAAGTAAAGCATCTGCCGGACGAACGCAGGCTGAAGTGGCTTGAAACTCATAAATAA
- the rsgA gene encoding ribosome small subunit-dependent GTPase A, whose translation MKGKIIKSTGSWYQVLELETNKIFEARIRGKFKLIKTRLTNPLAVGDFVEFQLEQDDIAWITKIEPRTNYLIRKSVNLSKEAHIIASNIDLACFIFTLKHPETSLGFLDRFLACCEAYNITPVILFNKMDVLHEEEIEIVKDVEFLYQEIGYETLEISSYSKLNLDQLQEVLKDKTSVFFGHSGCGKSTLVNALQPGLNLKTSEISDTHLKGKHTTTFAQMHFWDFGGNVIDTPGVREFAMIDIEKEEVQHYFPEIFKKREECKFHNCLHVNEPKCAVIDALETGEIQHSRYATYIKLMDEAEEASQK comes from the coding sequence ATGAAAGGAAAAATCATTAAATCTACAGGCAGTTGGTACCAGGTTTTGGAATTGGAAACAAATAAAATTTTCGAGGCCAGAATCAGGGGGAAATTCAAATTAATAAAAACAAGACTTACCAATCCACTTGCTGTAGGAGATTTTGTTGAGTTTCAGCTGGAACAGGATGATATCGCATGGATCACGAAAATTGAACCACGAACCAACTACCTGATCAGGAAATCAGTAAACCTTTCAAAAGAAGCCCATATTATTGCTTCCAACATTGATTTGGCTTGTTTTATCTTTACGTTGAAACATCCTGAAACATCTTTAGGTTTCCTTGACAGATTTTTGGCATGCTGTGAAGCCTATAATATTACACCGGTTATTCTTTTTAATAAAATGGACGTTCTCCACGAGGAGGAAATTGAAATTGTAAAAGACGTTGAATTCTTATATCAGGAAATAGGATATGAAACCCTGGAAATTTCTTCCTATTCAAAATTAAATCTGGATCAGCTTCAGGAGGTTCTTAAAGATAAAACTTCGGTATTTTTCGGTCACTCAGGTTGTGGAAAATCTACTTTGGTGAATGCCTTACAGCCAGGACTGAATTTAAAAACATCTGAAATTTCAGATACTCACCTGAAAGGAAAACATACCACAACTTTTGCACAGATGCATTTCTGGGATTTTGGCGGAAATGTTATTGATACTCCTGGTGTTCGTGAATTTGCCATGATTGATATTGAAAAAGAAGAGGTGCAGCATTACTTTCCTGAGATTTTCAAAAAAAGAGAGGAGTGCAAGTTTCATAACTGCCTTCACGTCAATGAACCTAAATGTGCTGTTATTGATGCCCTTGAAACGGGGGAGATTCAACATTCACGCTATGCCACTTACATTAAATTGATGGACGAGGCAGAAGAGGCTTCTCAAAAATAA
- a CDS encoding aminotransferase class I/II-fold pyridoxal phosphate-dependent enzyme, with translation MSINFTTATIKDFENIPDNDMAQRAEIFYEYLDYVKSNGHMNYRLKNTSGTNAILNVNIANHNREFVSFVSSDYLGFTQHPKVKQAAIEGIEKYGTGTGATPLIGGYFDYHNALEKKISSFFKRTEDEAVVFTTGYTANSASLQCLMQKEDLAILDMAVHASVHEGCAFTNKKTFPHNNLESLEHILKVSENLYRTKLVIVDGVYSQDGDTSRINEIYDLVKKYNAFLMVDDVHGVGILGETGRGTLEQAGLLNKVDIITGTFSKTFGNLGGYVIADKKIAAFIRFHSRQQIFSATAPPSSAGIVKAIDLIDEEPIWREKLWNNINYFKKGLDDLGLDTGVTCSAIIPVKIGDPYVTGEAGKLLIEKGIYTNPILYPAVPRKDARIRMSVTARHEKEHLDKTLNAFDDINKKLHIAKK, from the coding sequence ATGAGCATCAATTTCACAACAGCAACTATTAAAGACTTTGAGAATATACCAGATAATGATATGGCTCAAAGGGCTGAAATTTTTTATGAATATTTAGACTATGTAAAGTCTAATGGACACATGAATTACAGACTGAAGAATACTTCAGGAACCAATGCAATACTGAATGTAAACATTGCAAACCACAACAGAGAATTTGTTAGTTTTGTATCCAGTGATTATTTGGGGTTTACACAACACCCCAAAGTAAAACAAGCTGCAATTGAAGGAATAGAAAAATATGGTACCGGCACAGGAGCCACTCCTCTTATCGGCGGATATTTTGATTACCACAATGCTTTAGAAAAGAAAATTTCAAGTTTTTTTAAAAGAACAGAAGATGAAGCCGTAGTATTTACTACAGGTTATACTGCTAATAGCGCGAGTTTACAATGCTTAATGCAGAAAGAAGATCTTGCTATTTTAGATATGGCTGTACATGCCAGTGTGCACGAAGGATGTGCTTTTACCAATAAAAAAACATTTCCGCACAATAATTTGGAATCTTTGGAACACATTTTGAAGGTATCTGAAAATCTGTACCGTACGAAACTCGTTATTGTGGACGGAGTGTATTCCCAAGATGGTGATACCTCCCGTATTAATGAGATCTATGACCTTGTGAAAAAGTACAATGCCTTTCTAATGGTAGACGACGTACATGGTGTCGGTATCCTTGGAGAAACAGGAAGAGGTACTTTGGAACAGGCTGGATTATTGAATAAAGTGGATATCATCACAGGTACATTCAGCAAAACATTTGGAAATCTGGGAGGATATGTTATTGCAGATAAAAAAATAGCAGCATTCATCAGATTCCATTCACGTCAGCAGATCTTCTCAGCTACAGCTCCACCATCATCCGCAGGAATCGTTAAAGCCATTGATTTAATTGATGAAGAACCTATCTGGAGAGAAAAACTCTGGAATAACATCAATTATTTTAAAAAAGGACTTGACGATTTAGGATTAGATACAGGCGTTACCTGTTCCGCAATTATTCCCGTTAAAATTGGAGATCCTTATGTAACAGGAGAAGCCGGAAAACTACTAATAGAAAAAGGAATCTATACCAACCCGATTCTTTACCCGGCTGTACCAAGAAAAGATGCGCGTATCAGGATGAGTGTGACTGCAAGACATGAAAAAGAACATCTCGACAAAACGCTTAACGCGTTTGATGATATTAATAAAAAATTGCATATTGCGAAAAAATAA
- a CDS encoding nucleoside-diphosphate kinase: MSNITFTMIKPDAVADGHIGAILGKIAEGGFKIKALKLTQLTVADAKKFYEVHAERPFYGELVEFMSSGPIVAAVLEKDNAVEDFRTLIGATNPAEAAEGTIRKMFARSIGENAVHGSDSNENALIEAQFHFSGREIF, encoded by the coding sequence ATGTCTAACATTACATTCACTATGATTAAGCCTGATGCAGTTGCTGACGGACATATCGGTGCTATATTGGGTAAGATTGCTGAAGGAGGTTTTAAAATCAAAGCTTTAAAATTAACTCAGCTTACAGTTGCTGATGCAAAAAAATTCTATGAAGTACACGCTGAAAGACCATTTTATGGAGAATTAGTAGAATTCATGAGCTCTGGTCCTATCGTTGCAGCAGTTTTAGAAAAAGATAATGCAGTTGAAGACTTCAGAACATTAATCGGTGCTACTAACCCTGCAGAAGCTGCGGAAGGTACTATCAGAAAAATGTTTGCAAGAAGCATCGGAGAAAATGCGGTTCACGGTTCAGATTCTAACGAGAATGCATTAATCGAAGCTCAGTTCCATTTTTCAGGAAGAGAGATTTTCTAA
- a CDS encoding sensor histidine kinase has product MRVWAFIFACIYLNISGQHYTSTWHNIDNGLPQSSAKAIVKDKYGFIWISTENGLVRYDGSSFITFENFRVNNLHFGEFIGDPLLDSITVLNNFQENKIIIKNRFPRLASLTSGDKMTFSNGTDILYRIANNIITSDFHSDIQYFIQLKNSVYHFTEKNAIIYKEGKKEIKIALPFTNKDLNYIFVLNEHLFINDLKKRKTYSIYKGHLSVSDKPTLFNHPDTKIYWQQITNQTFIINHDNIYLLEGNEKDLRLKFLVNFEEIGNHSYCSMFYDKNFNKLYLGTLNNGLNVLQLSNFYVSKKEADFSNNVYFASLPFSQSTIIAEDGTEFGRNGIVNKHLFGSNDNYLMMYDNSGNILIRKRNSIIRFYKNSGYKKKDSIFVKKGLETFMKSGNLYGTTFTDLSGTQLYLHKKDMFAQPDFTYTFKSFVNVFFQYSDNEILTGNSDGLYSVMLGSNTITPLIKNIHVKSIIKTKDNLIWITTNKNGFYLFRNHKLIKMPNDCNNYLQSAHYILEDQKGYYWISSNNGMFKVPKKQLLHYAEDKKTPVFYYRFTKKDGFLTNEFNGSSEPNAYALENGDFVFPSMDGFVFFNPESVHSYYPERSKIYIERVKVGNAEPQYFHQLLELKNDYKTADVFIDIPYFSNLENLYIEAKISGKENTEWEKIAAGKELKYTISNLSPGEYTLSVRILISPDGKYEEKTIRFKIHPLFYQTLLFRVSASIIILIIIIIIVQLTTNFLRIKNKALKQIVHNKNSELKETSLHLEVVKNNLQKETEYQKKLVETISHDITTPIRFIAMLSQKLHESDDVELQKKYFDSIYKSSEQLYQFTLNLKEYTELYKAENIFEEKEYPINRILEIKNRLFCEIAKEKGTTITNLTEHIVYSQVNESILTAIIHNILDNAVKNTFEGNITLNITENPQKSTIIITDTGTGMSAEQIDIYMNLFRNPKQETPSFKGKGLGLHMVIHLVKKINAEMSFRQNQPKGTVVEITLNKN; this is encoded by the coding sequence ATGAGAGTTTGGGCATTTATTTTTGCTTGCATCTATCTAAACATTTCCGGGCAGCACTATACATCTACGTGGCACAACATAGATAATGGGCTTCCACAAAGCAGTGCAAAGGCCATTGTCAAAGACAAATATGGCTTCATCTGGATTTCTACAGAAAACGGACTGGTACGGTATGACGGGAGTTCTTTTATTACTTTTGAGAATTTTAGGGTAAATAATCTGCATTTTGGTGAATTTATCGGTGATCCGCTTCTTGACAGTATAACAGTTCTTAACAATTTTCAGGAAAATAAAATCATTATTAAAAACAGGTTTCCAAGACTGGCAAGCCTTACCTCCGGAGATAAAATGACCTTTTCTAATGGTACTGATATCCTGTACCGTATCGCCAATAATATCATCACATCAGACTTCCATAGTGACATTCAGTATTTTATTCAGCTTAAAAATTCTGTTTATCATTTTACAGAAAAGAATGCCATCATCTATAAGGAAGGGAAAAAAGAAATAAAGATTGCCCTCCCTTTTACCAATAAAGATCTTAATTATATTTTTGTACTGAATGAACATCTTTTCATCAATGATCTGAAAAAAAGAAAAACCTATTCTATTTACAAAGGACATCTTTCCGTTTCTGATAAACCTACCCTTTTTAATCATCCTGACACTAAAATCTACTGGCAGCAGATTACCAATCAGACTTTTATTATCAATCATGATAACATTTATTTATTAGAAGGAAATGAAAAAGATCTTCGTCTGAAATTTCTTGTAAATTTTGAGGAAATCGGAAATCACTCCTACTGTTCCATGTTCTATGATAAAAATTTTAACAAATTATATCTGGGAACCCTCAATAACGGCTTGAATGTGCTTCAGCTTTCCAATTTCTATGTTTCAAAAAAAGAGGCTGATTTTTCTAATAATGTATATTTTGCCTCTCTTCCTTTCAGCCAAAGTACAATCATTGCTGAGGACGGGACAGAATTTGGAAGAAACGGGATTGTTAATAAACACCTTTTCGGAAGCAATGACAATTATCTGATGATGTATGACAATTCCGGGAACATTCTGATCAGAAAGAGAAACAGCATTATCAGGTTTTATAAAAATTCAGGGTATAAAAAGAAGGATTCCATTTTTGTCAAAAAAGGGCTTGAAACGTTTATGAAAAGTGGAAATCTTTATGGTACCACCTTTACAGATCTTTCGGGTACCCAACTTTATCTTCATAAAAAAGATATGTTTGCCCAACCGGATTTCACCTATACTTTTAAAAGTTTTGTGAATGTTTTTTTTCAGTACAGCGATAATGAAATTCTGACCGGAAACAGCGACGGCCTTTATTCCGTAATGCTGGGAAGTAATACCATAACTCCTTTAATCAAAAACATCCATGTTAAAAGCATTATCAAAACAAAGGATAATCTGATATGGATTACTACAAATAAAAACGGATTCTATCTTTTCAGGAACCATAAGCTTATCAAAATGCCGAACGACTGTAATAATTACCTCCAGTCGGCCCATTATATTCTTGAAGACCAAAAGGGATATTATTGGATATCCTCGAATAACGGAATGTTTAAGGTTCCTAAGAAGCAGTTGCTGCACTATGCAGAAGACAAAAAAACTCCGGTTTTCTATTACCGTTTCACCAAAAAAGACGGCTTTCTGACCAATGAATTCAATGGAAGTTCTGAGCCCAACGCTTATGCATTGGAGAATGGAGACTTTGTATTTCCTTCTATGGATGGTTTTGTATTTTTCAATCCGGAAAGTGTTCATTCTTATTATCCGGAAAGAAGTAAAATTTACATTGAAAGGGTGAAAGTCGGGAATGCTGAACCTCAGTATTTCCATCAGCTTCTTGAGTTAAAGAATGATTATAAAACAGCAGATGTTTTTATTGATATTCCTTATTTTTCTAATCTTGAAAACCTTTATATTGAGGCCAAAATATCAGGAAAAGAAAATACTGAATGGGAAAAGATCGCTGCAGGAAAAGAATTAAAATATACCATCAGTAATCTTTCTCCCGGTGAATATACACTCAGTGTAAGAATCCTTATTTCTCCGGATGGGAAATATGAAGAAAAAACAATACGTTTCAAAATTCATCCTCTTTTTTATCAGACATTACTTTTCAGAGTGTCTGCTTCCATTATTATCCTTATCATAATCATCATTATCGTTCAGTTAACCACCAATTTTTTAAGGATAAAAAATAAAGCTTTAAAACAGATTGTTCACAATAAAAACTCTGAACTAAAGGAAACTTCTCTTCACCTGGAGGTTGTGAAAAATAATTTGCAGAAAGAAACGGAATATCAGAAAAAACTGGTGGAGACCATCAGCCACGATATTACCACTCCTATCAGGTTTATTGCCATGCTCTCTCAAAAACTTCATGAATCCGATGATGTGGAGCTTCAGAAAAAGTATTTTGACAGTATTTATAAATCCTCAGAACAGCTTTATCAGTTTACGCTGAATTTAAAAGAATATACTGAGCTTTATAAGGCTGAAAATATTTTTGAAGAAAAGGAATATCCCATCAACAGAATTCTGGAAATCAAAAACAGGCTATTCTGTGAAATCGCCAAAGAAAAAGGGACAACGATTACCAACCTTACTGAACACATCGTTTATTCTCAGGTAAATGAAAGTATTTTAACTGCTATTATTCATAACATCCTTGATAACGCCGTAAAAAATACCTTTGAAGGAAATATAACCCTCAATATTACCGAAAATCCACAAAAATCCACCATAATAATTACTGATACAGGAACAGGAATGTCTGCAGAACAGATTGACATTTACATGAACCTGTTCAGAAATCCTAAACAGGAAACCCCCAGCTTCAAAGGAAAAGGTCTAGGGCTGCATATGGTCATCCATCTGGTAAAAAAGATCAATGCCGAAATGAGTTTCAGACAAAACCAGCCTAAAGGAACTGTTGTGGAAATAACACTCAATAAAAACTAA
- a CDS encoding TetR/AcrR family transcriptional regulator, which yields MPRKVVQGPIRDKEKTKQKLLAAVGKILRVKGYSGLKVSKIAAVAGFDKKLIYEYFGSTDKLIDEYIKSQDYWSQVNQDVDMDFSDGGHELTKMVVLNQFENLKKNKELQKIILWELSESKPILKKLVEQREEVGEVLFGNISDPYFGEGVATRHRAIMALIVSGAYYLNLYTGYNANKFCGIDLKTEEGRKEIEGAIVELIDFAYSKKK from the coding sequence ATGCCTAGAAAAGTAGTGCAGGGCCCCATTAGGGACAAAGAAAAAACAAAACAGAAACTGCTTGCTGCAGTTGGTAAAATTTTAAGAGTAAAAGGATATTCCGGATTAAAAGTAAGCAAAATAGCTGCCGTTGCCGGATTTGATAAAAAATTGATCTATGAGTACTTTGGAAGTACTGATAAGCTGATCGATGAATATATCAAATCTCAGGATTACTGGAGCCAGGTCAACCAGGATGTTGATATGGATTTTTCTGACGGTGGACATGAACTTACCAAAATGGTGGTATTGAACCAGTTCGAAAACCTGAAGAAAAATAAAGAACTTCAGAAAATTATCCTTTGGGAGCTTTCGGAAAGCAAGCCTATCCTTAAAAAATTAGTTGAACAACGTGAAGAAGTAGGAGAAGTTTTATTTGGAAACATCTCAGATCCTTACTTTGGAGAAGGAGTGGCAACAAGACACAGGGCAATTATGGCTTTAATTGTTTCCGGGGCTTACTATCTTAACCTTTATACAGGATACAATGCAAACAAATTTTGTGGTATTGACCTGAAAACTGAAGAAGGAAGAAAAGAGATAGAAGGCGCTATTGTTGAGTTGATCGACTTTGCATACAGCAAGAAAAAGTAG
- the dnaX gene encoding DNA polymerase III subunit gamma/tau codes for MENFIVSARKYRPQEFDTVVGQSHITDTLEHAIEESQLAQALLFCGPRGVGKTTCARILARKINEKDGSVSEDGFAYNIYELDAASNNSVDDIRELIDQVRFAPQVGKYKVYIIDEVHMLSSAAFNAFLKTLEEPPAHAIFILATTEKHKIIPTILSRCQIYDFKRITIEDIQSHLRNIAQKENIQYEDDALYLIAQKADGALRDALSIFDRLSTFSQKNITLAKAAEVLNILDYDQYLNIVDLAKENKIPEVLFAFNEIVKKGFDPHIFIAGLGNHFRDLMMAQNASTMELIEVGEKTKAKFVEQGQKWVAQQLIDGIEICNHADINYKNSKNPRLTVEIALMQLASLTANLGDTKKKSS; via the coding sequence ATGGAAAATTTTATAGTATCTGCAAGAAAATATCGTCCTCAGGAGTTTGATACTGTTGTAGGGCAATCTCATATTACGGATACTTTAGAACATGCAATTGAAGAAAGCCAATTAGCTCAGGCATTGCTTTTTTGTGGTCCTCGTGGTGTAGGTAAAACTACTTGCGCCAGAATTCTGGCAAGAAAGATCAATGAGAAAGATGGCTCGGTTTCAGAAGATGGCTTTGCGTATAATATCTATGAGCTGGATGCTGCATCCAATAACTCTGTAGATGATATCAGGGAACTGATAGATCAGGTACGTTTTGCACCTCAGGTGGGTAAATACAAAGTATATATCATCGATGAGGTTCATATGCTGTCTTCTGCCGCTTTCAATGCTTTCCTTAAAACGCTGGAAGAACCGCCTGCTCATGCTATTTTTATTTTGGCAACCACGGAGAAACATAAAATTATTCCCACGATTTTATCCCGTTGTCAGATCTATGACTTCAAACGAATTACCATTGAAGACATCCAGAGTCATCTGAGAAACATTGCCCAAAAAGAAAATATCCAGTACGAAGATGATGCCTTGTATCTGATTGCTCAAAAAGCTGATGGTGCTCTGCGAGATGCGCTTTCTATCTTCGACAGGCTTTCTACTTTCTCCCAGAAAAATATTACGCTTGCCAAAGCTGCCGAAGTACTGAATATTTTAGATTATGATCAATATCTGAATATTGTGGATCTCGCCAAGGAAAACAAAATTCCTGAAGTGCTTTTCGCATTCAATGAGATTGTAAAAAAAGGTTTTGATCCTCATATTTTTATAGCGGGATTAGGAAATCATTTCAGAGACCTGATGATGGCACAGAATGCTTCCACTATGGAACTCATTGAAGTAGGAGAGAAGACTAAAGCCAAATTCGTAGAACAGGGGCAAAAATGGGTCGCCCAACAGCTTATTGATGGTATTGAGATCTGCAACCATGCCGATATTAATTATAAGAATTCGAAAAACCCAAGACTTACGGTTGAAATTGCATTAATGCAGCTGGCTTCACTGACAGCTAATTTAGGCGATACTAAAAAAAAAAGTTCCTGA